ACGAAGTTGCGGCCGAAGAACACCACCAGCATGATCACGAAGAAGATGAAGGGCAGCGAGTAGAGAACGTCGACGATGCGCATCATCACGAGATCGACCCGTCCGCCGAGATAGCCTGACGTCGCGCCGTAGATCACCCCGATGAGGATCGCCACGAAGGTGGCGAGCAGGCCGATGGCGAGCGAGACCTGGCCCGCCTTCATGGTGCGGGTGAGAAGGTCGCGTCCGTTGGTGTCGGTGCCGAAGAAGAAGTACTGCCGCTTCAAGGGAACATCGATAACGAGCCTTTGGCCGTCCAGCTGCTTCTCCACCACGCGGGCGGGGCCGAACAGGTCCGAGCGCTCGAAATAGGCGAGCAGCCGCTCGTCGATCGGCCGGCTGCTCGAACTCACGAGCGTCATGCGGGCGACGTCGTTGTCGATGGCGATGTTCTCCGCCTTCGCGCGGACGCGGGCGCCGATGCGCTCGATGTTCGGCTCGATCTGGTCGGCCTTGGGATAGGCCTCCAGGCTCGCCGGCACCTTCACGTAATCGGGATAGACCCTGTCGAAGGGGTGGCCCGTGAAGAGCGGCCCGAAGATGCAGGCGATCGCGATCAGGCCCAGCACGATGATGCTGGTCAGCGCGGCGCGGTTGCGGATGAGACGTCCGCGGGCCTCGGCCCAGAGGGATCGTCCGGCGATGGGGCCCGTCATGGTCTCGACGGGAAGAACGGCGCCTTCAGCCATGGGAGGTCTCACTCGTAGCGAATGCGCGGATCGATAAGGGCGTAGAGAATATCGACCACGAGGTTGAAGAGCAGAACGAAGATGGCGACCACCACGACCGTGCCCATGACGAGGGTGTAATCGCGGTTGAGCGCTCCTTCGACGAAGTAGCGTCCGATGCCCGGCAGGCCGAAGATGGTCTCCACCACCACGGAACCGGTGAGCAGGGCCGCCGCCGCCGGGCCGAGATAGGATACCACGGGCAGGGCGGCGCCGCGCAGGGCATGGGCCACGATCACCCGCGTGGGCAGGCCCAGCGAGCGCAGGGTGCGGATGTGGTTGGAGCGCAGGTTCTCGATCATGGCGGCGCGGGTCATGCGCGCCACGACGGCGATCTGCGGCAGGGACAGGACCAGCACGGGCATGATCAGGTTTCGGACGTTCCCGTTCGCCCAGCCGGCGACCGGGAGCCACGCGAGGGCCAGGCCGAAGACGATCTGGAAGATCGGCGCCACCACGAAGTTCGGGATGGTGAGGCCGAGCGCGCCCATGCCGGTGACCAGGTAATCGACGGTGCTGTTCTGGCGCAGGGCCGCGATGGAGCCCAGGGTCCCGCCGACGAGGATGGCGAAGGACAGGGCCAGGGCGCCGAGCGTCATCGAGATGGGCAGACCGCGGGCGAAGAGTTCTCCCACGGAGAAGTCACGCAGGATGAAGGAGGGCCCGAAATCGCCCCGCACGACGGCGCCGAGATACAGCAGGTATTGCTGAAAGAGCGGCTTATCGAGCTGATAGATCCGGTTGAGGTTTTCCATCACCTTGGCCTCGAGAGGCCGCTCCAGATCGAATGGCCCGCCTGGCGCGAGCCGGATCAGGAAGAACGAGATGGTGATGATGATGAAGAGGGTGGGGATGGCCGACAGGAAACGGCGAAAGATGAAGGAGAGCACGGGAAGCTCCTCCGGCTGATACAGCGTAACAATAAAAGATTAGGGCGGCCTGACGCGCAGACCGCCCCCCTTAACAGATTTATTTTTACTGCGTCTTCGACAGGAAGCGCGACGGATAGACGCCGCGGGTGTTCTGAACGAAGCCCTTGATCTTCGGCGAGATCAGGTTGCTCTTGCCGTAGTACATGATCGGGATCCAGGGCATGTCCTTCATGAGGATCGCCTCGGCCTTCTTCATCATGTCGGCGCGCTTCTTCAGATCGAGCTCCTTGGCAGCGTCGTCGAGCAGCTTATCGAACTCCGGATTGTTGTACTTGCCGTAGTTGAAGCCCTTGTTGTCGCTCTTGAGCAGGAACAGGAAGTTGTTCGGATCCGAATAGTCGGCGATCCAGCCGTAGCGGGCCACGTCGAAGTCGCCGCCGTCACGCAGGTGGGCGAAGTGGGTCTTGCCGTCCGTGTTGATGAAGGAGGTCTCGATGCCGGCCTGCTTCCACTGCTCGGAAATGGCGATGACCGTGTTCCGGTTGTTGTCCGTGGTGTTGTAGCGGATCTCGACCTTCAGCGGCTTGCCGGGACCGAAGCCCGCTTCCGTGAGGAGCTTCTTGGCGGCTTCCTCGCGGTCGATCGGAGACTGGTCCTTGTAGCTCATGTAGGCCGGCTCGCCGTAATTGCCCACGCCCGGAGGCATGAACGAGTAGCCCGGCTGCATGGTCTGGCCCCAGATCTGCTCGGCGATGAACTCGCGGTCGATCAGCATGGAGAGGGCCTGGCGCACCTTCACGTCGTTGAAGGGAGCCTTGGAGGAGTTCACGACCATGTACCAGGTGCCGAGATACGGACCGAGCTTGACCTGGTCCTTGAAGCGCTCCTTGAGCGACTTCATCTGGTCGGCCGGAACGTCGTCCGTGGTGTCGAGCTCGCCGGCCTCATAGCGGCGGACCATGGCGGCGAAGTCGGGGGTCGGGAAGTAGTTGACCGTATCGATCTGGACGTTCTTGGCGTCGTAGTAGTTCTCGTTCTTGGCGAGCTTGATGTGGGAGTTCGGCACGAACTCGACCAGCTTGTAGGCGCCGTTCGTCACCATGTTGCCCGGCTTCACGAAGTCCTTGCCGAACTTCTCGACCGAGGCCTTGTGCACGGGCTGGCTGGTTTGGTGGGTCAGCAGCTCGATGAAGTAGGGGGTCGCGGACTCGAGGGTGATCTCGACCGTCTTGGGGTCGACCGCCTTCACGCCCAGCTCTTCGGGCTTGCCCTGGCCCTTGTTGATCTTCTCGGCATTCTTGATGGGATAAAGGATGTTGGCGTATTTCGCGCCGGTCGCCGGATCCATGATGCGGCGGTAGGAATAGACGAAGTCCTCGGCCGTGACCGGGTCGCCGTTCGACCACTTCAGGCCATCACGGAGCGTAAAGCGGTAGGTCTTGCCGTCGTCGCTGACTTCCCACTTTGCGGCCTGGCCCGGCACGGCCTCGCCCTTGGCATTGTAGGTCACGAGACCTTCGAGCATGTCGCGCAGGATGTGCGATTCCTGGACGGTCGAGGTCTTGTGGGTGTCGAGCGTCTCCGGCTCGCCCGAATTGGCGCGGTTGTAGACGACTTCAGCCGAAGCGGCGCCCGTGAGGGCGGCCGTGGCGACGGCGGCAAGGGCCGTGCGTTTGATCCATGATGACATCGGTTGGGGTTCCCTTTCTGGTTTATTGCAGAGTTCTTGAATGTCTCGGTCAGAGCCGGTTAGGGCAGTAACCTTGCCCTATTTGTTGATCAATCAACTGTTTATGTCCAGTACTATCCCTCAAGATGCAAAAAGATGAGGGATAGTAAAGGTTTAAAATTGTGAGGCGGCCTCAGGCCCCGGTGTCGAACACCAGTCCGGCGGCTTCGATGCCCCCGGCGGCGGCGATCTCGTCGTTGTCCGACGTGTCGCCCGAGACGCCCACGGCGCCGAGAACCCGGCCTTGGGCATCCTTGATCAGGACACCGCCCGGGACCGGGACGAGCTGTCCGCCGACCGCATGGGTGGCCGAGGCGACGAAGTAGGGCCGGTCGGTCGCCATCTTGTGCAGGGCGCGGGAGCCGACGCCGAGGGCGAGGGCGCCATAGGCCTTGCCCATGGCGATCTCGGCCCGCTTCAGGCTGGTCCCATCCTCCGACAAGAGTACCTTGAGAGCGCCGCGGGCGTCGTAGATGACGACGGACAGCGGCTTGAAGGCCTTCTCACGCGCGGTCTTGAGGGTTGCCGCGGCAATCTTCTGGGCGGTGTCCAGGGTGAGTTCGGTCACTTGGTTTCTCCGATGGATCTCAGGGTTGGGGACAGACGTACAGGGGCCGGATCAGCGGACGTGAATTCGACCTCACGTCCGCTGCTCGCAGGTGTGGTCTTGCCGCACCGTTGCAAGCAAAACCGGTTCCGACTTGCAGTTCGATGCGTCAGCGCGTGGCCGTGTCCTTGGCCGCCAGCCAGGTCGCCACGGCCCTGCGCTCGTCCAGGGTCATCTCGGTGATGTTGTTGGGCGGCATGGCGTGGGTCAGCACGCTCTGGACGCGGATGATCTCCGCATGGCGGGCGATCTCCTCCGGCGTGTCGAGGCGGACGCCCTTCGGGGCCGTCGTAATGCCGTCCCACACGGGCTCGGCCGCATGGCACATGGAGCAACGGGACTGGATGGTGAGCACGGCCTCGTCGAAGGAGGCGGTGACGGCGGCGGGCGTCGCCTTCGCGGGAGCCACCGCCAGATTGGCGTTCCCCGGCTTACCGAGGATCGAGAGCCAGATCGCCGCCCAGATGCAAAGCGCCGCCAGTGCCCAGGTCCACCAGGGCGATCCCTTGCCGGCGTGCTGCGAGTTAAAGAAGTGCCGGATCACGGCGCCCGCGATCACGATCAGACCGATGATGGCCACCGAGTAGCGCGACGACCATGCGAGCGGATAGTGGTTCGACAGCATCAGGAAGATGACCGGAAGCGTCAGGTAGTTGTTGTGCGTCGAGCGCAGCTTGGCTTCCTTGCCCAGTTTGGGGTCCGGCGATCCGCCCGCCAGCAGGGTCGCCACCACCTTGGTCTGGTTCGGGATGATGATGAAGAACACGCTCGCCGACATCCAGGTGGCGATCATAGCGCCCGTATGGAGGAAGGCCGCGCGGCCGTTGAACACCTGGGTGAAGGCGAAGGCGGCCAGCAGGATGTAGACGAAAAGAGCAACCCCGAGGACGATCCCGTTCTTGCCCAGGGGAGAGCGGCACAGGCCCTCATAGACGAACCAGCTCACCACGAGGCCGCCGATGCCGATGACGGGCGCCTGCCAGGGCGCCAGGGCCCGGACGCTGGGATCGATGGTGTAGAGATCGGCGTGGAGATAATAAACCCAGACGATGAGGAAGAAGCCGCTGATCCAGGTGGAGTAGCTCTCCCATTTGAACCAGGTCAGCTCCTTCGGCAGCTCGGGGGGCGCAACGAGATACTTGCGCATGTTGTAGAACCCGCCGCCGTGCACCTGCCAGGCCTCGCCGCCGACGCCTTCCGGCAGCCCCTCGCGCTTCTTGAGGCTGAGATCCAGATGGATGAAATAGAAGGACGAGCCGATCCAGGCTATCGCCGTGATCACGTGGATCCAGCGAATGATCTGGCTGATCCATTCGGAAATCTGCGGGTCGATCATGCAATCACTTGTGCGATAAGGGTACGTTTACCCTATGGCGGCGCCTCCGTTTGCGGAAGGCCCGGCCACGGGCTTTTTCAACAGGAACCCTGTCCCGGAAACCCGCCATTTCCGCAATGAGACTTATGGATGCGGCTTGACGCCGGGGCATAGGGCCGAAAGATGATCCAGGATCAACGGAAGCTGTTCGTCACCCGAGAGGTCACATGGGACGCCTGTCCACCCACGTACTGGATACCGCCAACGGCCGGCCCGCGCGCGGCGTCGCCATCGAGCTTTTCTCCCTCGAGGGTGAGCAACGGCGCTCAATCGCGCGTACGGTTACCAATGCCGACGGACGCACGGACGCGCCCCTGATGACGGGCGAGGCGTTCCGAACGGGAACCTACGAGCTCGTCTTCTCGGTCGGGGCCTATTTCAAGGCGCTCGGCACGGCGACCGCCGATCCGCCGTTCCTGGACACGGTCCCGATCCGATTCAGCCTCGCGGAGCCCGACGGGCATTACCATGTTCCGCTCCTCGTTTCGCCCTGGAGCTATTCCACCTATCGAGGAAGCTGACCTTGCCCGAGACAACCTATCCCCGCGACCTCGTCGGCTACGGCCGCAACCCGCCGCATCCGCGCTGGCCGAACGGAGCGCGGATCTGCGTTCAGTTCGTGATCAATTACGAAGAAGGCGGCGAGAACAGCATCCTCCACGGGGACCGCGCCTCCGAGGCGTTCCTGTCCGAGATCGTGGGCGCACAAGCATGGC
This region of Microvirga mediterraneensis genomic DNA includes:
- a CDS encoding urate hydroxylase PuuD, yielding MIDPQISEWISQIIRWIHVITAIAWIGSSFYFIHLDLSLKKREGLPEGVGGEAWQVHGGGFYNMRKYLVAPPELPKELTWFKWESYSTWISGFFLIVWVYYLHADLYTIDPSVRALAPWQAPVIGIGGLVVSWFVYEGLCRSPLGKNGIVLGVALFVYILLAAFAFTQVFNGRAAFLHTGAMIATWMSASVFFIIIPNQTKVVATLLAGGSPDPKLGKEAKLRSTHNNYLTLPVIFLMLSNHYPLAWSSRYSVAIIGLIVIAGAVIRHFFNSQHAGKGSPWWTWALAALCIWAAIWLSILGKPGNANLAVAPAKATPAAVTASFDEAVLTIQSRCSMCHAAEPVWDGITTAPKGVRLDTPEEIARHAEIIRVQSVLTHAMPPNNITEMTLDERRAVATWLAAKDTATR
- a CDS encoding peptide ABC transporter substrate-binding protein — protein: MSSWIKRTALAAVATAALTGAASAEVVYNRANSGEPETLDTHKTSTVQESHILRDMLEGLVTYNAKGEAVPGQAAKWEVSDDGKTYRFTLRDGLKWSNGDPVTAEDFVYSYRRIMDPATGAKYANILYPIKNAEKINKGQGKPEELGVKAVDPKTVEITLESATPYFIELLTHQTSQPVHKASVEKFGKDFVKPGNMVTNGAYKLVEFVPNSHIKLAKNENYYDAKNVQIDTVNYFPTPDFAAMVRRYEAGELDTTDDVPADQMKSLKERFKDQVKLGPYLGTWYMVVNSSKAPFNDVKVRQALSMLIDREFIAEQIWGQTMQPGYSFMPPGVGNYGEPAYMSYKDQSPIDREEAAKKLLTEAGFGPGKPLKVEIRYNTTDNNRNTVIAISEQWKQAGIETSFINTDGKTHFAHLRDGGDFDVARYGWIADYSDPNNFLFLLKSDNKGFNYGKYNNPEFDKLLDDAAKELDLKKRADMMKKAEAILMKDMPWIPIMYYGKSNLISPKIKGFVQNTRGVYPSRFLSKTQ
- a CDS encoding ABC transporter permease subunit, which gives rise to MLSFIFRRFLSAIPTLFIIITISFFLIRLAPGGPFDLERPLEAKVMENLNRIYQLDKPLFQQYLLYLGAVVRGDFGPSFILRDFSVGELFARGLPISMTLGALALSFAILVGGTLGSIAALRQNSTVDYLVTGMGALGLTIPNFVVAPIFQIVFGLALAWLPVAGWANGNVRNLIMPVLVLSLPQIAVVARMTRAAMIENLRSNHIRTLRSLGLPTRVIVAHALRGAALPVVSYLGPAAAALLTGSVVVETIFGLPGIGRYFVEGALNRDYTLVMGTVVVVAIFVLLFNLVVDILYALIDPRIRYE
- a CDS encoding heme-binding protein, producing MTELTLDTAQKIAAATLKTAREKAFKPLSVVIYDARGALKVLLSEDGTSLKRAEIAMGKAYGALALGVGSRALHKMATDRPYFVASATHAVGGQLVPVPGGVLIKDAQGRVLGAVGVSGDTSDNDEIAAAGGIEAAGLVFDTGA
- a CDS encoding ABC transporter permease subunit — its product is MAEGAVLPVETMTGPIAGRSLWAEARGRLIRNRAALTSIIVLGLIAIACIFGPLFTGHPFDRVYPDYVKVPASLEAYPKADQIEPNIERIGARVRAKAENIAIDNDVARMTLVSSSSRPIDERLLAYFERSDLFGPARVVEKQLDGQRLVIDVPLKRQYFFFGTDTNGRDLLTRTMKAGQVSLAIGLLATFVAILIGVIYGATSGYLGGRVDLVMMRIVDVLYSLPFIFFVIMLVVFFGRNFVLMFIAVGAVEWLDMARIVRGQTLSIKRQEYVQAAEALGVETKGIIRRHVIPNTLGPVVVYMTLLVPKVILLESFLSFLGLGVQEPNTSLGVLISEGAKNIQGATWMLIYPSITLVAILFCLNFIGDGLRDALDPKDR
- the uraH gene encoding hydroxyisourate hydrolase is translated as MGRLSTHVLDTANGRPARGVAIELFSLEGEQRRSIARTVTNADGRTDAPLMTGEAFRTGTYELVFSVGAYFKALGTATADPPFLDTVPIRFSLAEPDGHYHVPLLVSPWSYSTYRGS